One genomic segment of Streptomyces sp. NBC_00239 includes these proteins:
- a CDS encoding LysR family transcriptional regulator: protein MIDVQRLRVLRAVAEHGSFNRAAAALRLTPSAVSQQMAALERSLGARVVARSTRGVTLTAAGRIMVGAAESVAAELEHARQQVARLSTGRTQLTVATFTSGGRLLLPAALTRLTAVHPGTVLHIREGEPEDTLPLVRQGAVDLALAYHFDGPLPAGPGPGSSLEWTPLLEDPLHVVLPHRHRFAGREELDLTELAAEPWVLGCLKSEAYLRRYAERAGFDPDVRGSTTDYFFARSLVAAGMGVSLVPSIALAPEIPGLCTVPIRAPGPVRHIGVAAIPRADRPHVTTLVHTLRDQAARRHEGR, encoded by the coding sequence TTGATCGATGTGCAGCGGCTCCGTGTCCTGCGAGCGGTGGCGGAGCACGGCAGCTTCAACCGGGCTGCCGCGGCGCTGCGTCTCACGCCCTCGGCCGTCTCCCAGCAGATGGCCGCCCTGGAGCGCAGCCTCGGCGCCCGGGTCGTCGCCCGCAGCACGCGCGGCGTCACCCTCACGGCGGCCGGGCGGATCATGGTCGGCGCCGCCGAGTCCGTCGCGGCGGAGCTCGAACACGCACGACAGCAGGTCGCCCGGCTCAGCACCGGCCGCACCCAACTCACCGTCGCCACCTTCACCAGCGGCGGCAGGCTCCTGCTGCCCGCCGCGCTCACCCGGCTCACGGCGGTCCATCCCGGCACCGTGCTCCACATCAGAGAGGGCGAACCCGAGGACACCCTGCCACTCGTGCGCCAGGGCGCCGTGGACCTCGCCCTCGCCTACCACTTCGACGGCCCGCTGCCCGCGGGGCCGGGCCCCGGCTCCAGCCTGGAGTGGACGCCGCTGCTGGAAGACCCCCTGCACGTCGTCCTGCCGCACCGGCACCGGTTCGCCGGCCGCGAGGAACTCGACCTCACGGAGCTGGCGGCCGAACCGTGGGTGCTCGGCTGCCTGAAGTCCGAGGCGTACCTGCGCCGCTACGCCGAGCGCGCCGGCTTCGATCCGGACGTGCGCGGGAGCACCACCGACTACTTCTTCGCCCGCTCGCTCGTCGCCGCGGGCATGGGAGTCTCCCTGGTCCCCTCCATCGCGCTCGCCCCGGAGATCCCGGGCCTGTGCACCGTCCCGATCAGGGCGCCGGGTCCGGTCCGGCACATCGGCGTCGCCGCCATCCCCCGCGCCGACCGCCCCCACGTCACCACACTCGTCCACACCCTCCGCGACCAGGCCGCGCGCCGGCACGAGGGGCGTTGA
- a CDS encoding cytochrome c biogenesis CcdA family protein — translation MTGHAWPALAAGLDSGAVSGTLLLAVPVAVAAGLVSFLSPCVLPLVPGYLSYVTSLSVADLAGAGGGRRGRMLAGAALFVLGFSTVLVSGGALFGYVGRNLIAHQDTISLVLGLFTVAMGLAFAGWLPGFTQRELRSRHRPAFGLLGAPLLGLVFGVGWTPCIGPTLAAVQALAWNEASAGRGALLMVCYCVGLGAPFLLTALAFRRALGAFRWVRSHHRAVMRAGGALLVLVGILLATGLWSDLVYALQLRLADTGPAL, via the coding sequence ATGACCGGCCACGCGTGGCCGGCCCTCGCGGCGGGCCTGGACTCCGGCGCCGTGTCGGGCACCCTGCTGCTGGCCGTGCCGGTGGCCGTGGCCGCGGGCCTGGTGTCGTTCCTCTCTCCGTGCGTCCTGCCCCTGGTGCCGGGCTACCTCAGCTACGTCACCAGCCTGTCGGTGGCCGACCTCGCCGGGGCCGGGGGCGGGCGCCGGGGCCGGATGCTCGCCGGGGCCGCGCTGTTCGTCCTCGGCTTCAGCACCGTCCTGGTGTCCGGCGGCGCCCTGTTCGGGTACGTCGGACGGAACCTGATCGCCCACCAGGACACGATCTCGCTGGTGCTCGGGCTGTTCACCGTGGCCATGGGCCTGGCCTTCGCGGGGTGGCTGCCCGGCTTCACCCAGCGTGAGCTGCGCAGCCGGCACCGGCCCGCCTTCGGGCTGCTGGGCGCCCCGCTGCTGGGCCTCGTGTTCGGCGTGGGCTGGACCCCGTGCATCGGGCCGACCCTGGCCGCCGTGCAGGCGCTGGCCTGGAACGAGGCGAGCGCCGGACGGGGCGCCCTGCTGATGGTCTGCTACTGCGTCGGGCTCGGTGCTCCGTTCCTGCTCACCGCCCTCGCGTTCCGGCGGGCGCTGGGCGCGTTCCGCTGGGTCCGCAGCCACCACCGCGCCGTCATGCGGGCCGGCGGCGCCCTGCTGGTGCTGGTGGGGATCCTGCTGGCGACCGGACTGTGGTCCGACCTGGTGTACGCCCTCCAGCTGCGGCTCGCCGACACGGGCCCGGCGCTGTGA
- a CDS encoding CPBP family intramembrane glutamic endopeptidase translates to MSEPIPGPPQHAHNPWAPPSQDATRPARPEAGPEQGREQGRWPVPQQGPYGPVLPGPPPPAPPYGWGLPVPAPGPVAAPPGAAYHEQGRNGRQRGGARVGEFFLAVALMVAGLVLALGGSAVIGAVLGLDSAPDDSERFFADPLLDNAVMLVALALWTPAVLIAVRACGGRPAGTLASVTGRLRWGWLGRCFGLAAAVLVLQNLVLVVWSLFQDGSEAVAGDFPGWPALLLSLAVLWALVPFQAAAEEFVFRGWLAQLFGGFLRSPWPGVAVASVLFALAHGFGQLSGFLLLCYSAAWWGWLTIRTGGLEAVIAAHTVNNLIAFSLSAVFGELSDQSTAADAPWEALVAELVFTPVFCLLAARLADRRKIAARTPELAA, encoded by the coding sequence ATGTCCGAGCCGATACCGGGCCCTCCGCAGCACGCCCACAACCCCTGGGCGCCTCCGTCGCAGGATGCGACCCGGCCCGCCCGTCCGGAGGCGGGACCGGAGCAGGGGCGGGAGCAGGGCCGGTGGCCCGTCCCGCAGCAGGGCCCGTACGGACCCGTCCTGCCCGGGCCGCCGCCGCCCGCCCCGCCGTACGGGTGGGGGCTGCCCGTACCGGCGCCCGGGCCGGTGGCCGCGCCGCCGGGGGCCGCGTACCACGAGCAGGGGCGCAACGGGCGGCAGCGCGGTGGGGCGCGGGTCGGTGAGTTCTTCCTCGCCGTCGCGCTCATGGTCGCCGGGCTGGTGTTGGCGCTCGGCGGGTCCGCCGTCATCGGTGCGGTCCTCGGGCTCGATTCCGCCCCGGACGACAGCGAGCGCTTCTTCGCCGACCCGCTGCTCGACAACGCCGTCATGCTGGTGGCCCTCGCCCTGTGGACCCCGGCCGTGCTGATCGCGGTCCGCGCGTGCGGCGGACGGCCCGCCGGCACGCTCGCGTCCGTCACCGGACGGCTGCGGTGGGGGTGGCTGGGCCGGTGCTTCGGCCTGGCGGCGGCCGTCCTCGTCCTCCAGAACCTCGTACTGGTCGTCTGGAGCCTGTTCCAGGACGGCTCCGAGGCGGTGGCCGGGGACTTTCCCGGCTGGCCCGCACTGCTGTTGAGCCTGGCCGTGCTGTGGGCGCTCGTGCCCTTCCAGGCGGCGGCCGAGGAATTCGTCTTCCGCGGCTGGCTGGCCCAGCTCTTCGGCGGGTTCCTGCGATCACCCTGGCCCGGGGTCGCCGTGGCCTCGGTGCTGTTCGCCCTCGCCCACGGCTTCGGGCAGTTGTCGGGGTTCCTGCTGCTGTGCTATTCGGCGGCCTGGTGGGGCTGGCTCACCATCCGTACCGGCGGCCTGGAGGCCGTCATCGCCGCCCACACGGTCAACAACCTGATCGCCTTCTCGCTCTCCGCCGTCTTCGGGGAGCTCTCCGACCAGAGCACCGCGGCCGACGCCCCCTGGGAGGCCCTCGTGGCCGAGCTCGTGTTCACGCCGGTGTTCTGCCTGCTGGCGGCGCGGCTCGCCGACCGGCGCAAGATCGCGGCCCGCACCCCGGAACTCGCGGCCTGA
- a CDS encoding S8 family serine peptidase produces MRVIAYFMHESEEQAALSMLGNATRTDSYVIGDIAESAVADLEGAGLTVDSLDSVSSAETSAMARARVTGRSALPEGLENTEPLPVAPGDRASWLVQLGQPLLEEFREEINATGVELQRSVPVNAYVAVASESQAGQLSNLDFVVSVERYGPQLSAPARLRAGHAPAPPTATESRTAPDGRIWDLRLTDPAARDTVMAWLDEHADSTDVRLIAAAAHRIRLKLPEGSPLETEIPQLPEVLDMVEYVPPKLFNDQAIRLMGVTSNGASDGVPFTGKGQIVAVADTGLDQGHPDFQGRIVEVVALGRPGDSDDPAGHGTHVAGSVLGDGSASQGKIRGAAPEARLYFQSVMDAAGQLGGLPLSLSDGLFEPAYQAGARIHSNSWGAATESAYTVDSDDVDSFVQKRRDMLVIMAAGNEGTAGVRINSDKGFVDWASIGSPGSCKNALTVGAARSDRTSGGLSERTYGSAWPNDFPDPPIGAERVSGDPECLAAFSSRGPCDDFRGKPDLVAPGTDILSARSSLAPANHFWGLHQNPRYAYMGGTSMATPLVAGCAALVRQYYVDKRAAEPSAALVKATLINGARTLSGADSSANDPHYHQGFGAIHMPTTLPHDGTADFGLEFVDTWQKPAKQFQRTGERKRFQVTVGAAGPFRLCLAYTDLPGRGLQNDLSVIVQAPDGTKHAGNAGLPGLLLRSDCTNNVEVVRLDSPPAGNYLIQVFARNLLAGPQDYALVVTGDLDSPVKQLPN; encoded by the coding sequence ATGCGAGTGATCGCCTATTTCATGCACGAGAGCGAAGAACAGGCGGCGCTGAGCATGCTCGGCAACGCCACCCGGACCGACAGCTACGTCATCGGGGACATCGCCGAGAGCGCCGTCGCGGATCTCGAGGGCGCGGGCCTCACCGTCGACTCGCTGGACTCCGTCAGCAGCGCCGAGACATCGGCCATGGCCCGCGCCCGGGTGACCGGCAGGTCCGCCCTGCCCGAGGGGCTCGAGAACACGGAACCGCTGCCCGTCGCGCCCGGTGACCGCGCCTCCTGGCTCGTCCAGCTCGGCCAGCCGCTGCTGGAGGAGTTCCGGGAGGAGATCAACGCCACCGGCGTCGAACTCCAGCGCAGCGTGCCGGTCAACGCGTACGTCGCGGTCGCCAGCGAATCGCAGGCCGGCCAGCTCAGCAACCTCGACTTCGTGGTGTCCGTGGAGCGTTACGGGCCCCAGCTCTCGGCCCCCGCCCGGCTGCGGGCCGGCCACGCCCCCGCCCCGCCCACCGCGACGGAATCCAGGACGGCCCCCGACGGCCGCATCTGGGACCTGCGGCTGACGGATCCGGCCGCCCGGGACACGGTCATGGCCTGGCTGGACGAGCACGCCGACTCCACCGACGTACGGCTCATCGCCGCCGCCGCCCACCGCATCCGGCTGAAGCTCCCCGAAGGGTCGCCGCTGGAAACGGAGATTCCCCAGCTCCCCGAGGTGCTCGACATGGTCGAGTACGTCCCTCCGAAGCTGTTCAACGACCAGGCGATCCGCCTGATGGGCGTCACCTCCAACGGAGCCTCCGACGGCGTTCCGTTCACCGGCAAGGGGCAGATCGTCGCGGTGGCCGACACCGGCCTCGACCAGGGGCATCCCGACTTCCAGGGCCGGATCGTGGAAGTCGTCGCGCTCGGCCGTCCCGGCGACAGCGACGATCCCGCCGGCCACGGCACCCACGTCGCGGGCTCGGTGCTGGGTGACGGCTCCGCCTCCCAGGGCAAGATCCGCGGCGCGGCCCCCGAGGCACGCCTCTACTTCCAGTCGGTGATGGACGCCGCGGGGCAGCTCGGCGGGCTGCCCCTCTCCCTGTCCGACGGCCTCTTCGAGCCCGCCTACCAGGCCGGTGCGCGCATCCACAGCAACAGCTGGGGCGCGGCGACCGAATCCGCGTACACCGTCGACTCCGACGACGTCGACTCGTTCGTGCAGAAGCGGCGCGACATGCTCGTCATCATGGCCGCCGGCAACGAGGGAACCGCGGGCGTCCGCATCAACTCGGACAAGGGCTTCGTGGACTGGGCGTCCATCGGTTCGCCCGGGTCCTGCAAGAACGCCCTCACCGTGGGCGCCGCCCGCAGCGACCGGACCAGCGGCGGCCTCTCCGAGCGCACCTACGGCAGCGCGTGGCCGAACGACTTCCCGGACCCGCCCATCGGCGCCGAGCGCGTCTCCGGAGACCCCGAGTGCCTCGCCGCGTTCAGCAGCCGGGGCCCCTGCGACGACTTCCGCGGCAAGCCGGACCTGGTGGCGCCGGGCACCGACATCCTCTCCGCCAGGTCCTCCCTCGCCCCCGCGAACCACTTCTGGGGACTGCACCAGAACCCCCGGTACGCCTACATGGGCGGCACCAGCATGGCCACCCCGCTCGTGGCGGGCTGCGCCGCGCTCGTGCGGCAGTACTACGTCGACAAGCGGGCGGCGGAACCCAGCGCCGCCCTCGTCAAGGCGACACTGATCAACGGGGCCCGCACCCTCTCGGGAGCCGACTCGTCGGCCAACGACCCGCACTACCACCAGGGGTTCGGCGCCATCCACATGCCGACCACCCTCCCCCACGACGGCACGGCCGACTTCGGGCTCGAATTCGTCGACACGTGGCAGAAGCCGGCCAAGCAGTTCCAACGCACGGGGGAACGCAAGCGGTTCCAGGTGACGGTGGGAGCGGCGGGACCCTTCAGGCTGTGTCTGGCGTACACGGACCTGCCCGGCCGCGGCCTCCAGAACGACCTCAGCGTGATCGTGCAGGCACCCGACGGCACCAAGCACGCCGGGAACGCGGGACTGCCCGGTCTGCTCCTGCGGAGCGACTGCACCAACAACGTCGAGGTCGTCCGGCTCGACTCGCCGCCCGCGGG
- a CDS encoding sensor histidine kinase has translation MRRSLAGVALAVTSMVALSFLIPLGLLVMSLAREQSVTAAEQSAAAMAPILTLTTDPAELREAGAGLRAAEHLVIHLPDRRTVGGPGHAPPDLLGRASGERESISRDVPGGWIYLQPVVLPQDRVAVVENFVPDDDLTRGVSLSWSVMAGLAVVLLAGSVLVADRLGSAVVTAAKRLAEASRRLGAGNLDSRVQPKGPPELKEAGTAFNTMADRMSDLLAVERELVADLSHRLRTPLTALHLAVERIAPGPETGRIHAAVAELEKELGAIIAEARTPLAVGPMGRVLRGDEAHDGPPGDAERCELADVVRTRAAFWSVLAGQQGRPCAVHVTDEPTPVCLPESDITAVVDALVGNVFRHTAWGAALSISVSRTAHTVELAVDDAGPGIADPDGAVARGGSTGSTGLGLDIARRAALAARGGVRITRGPLGGAHVAVTFGLSPAAPRERPRSRRRR, from the coding sequence GTGAGGCGTTCCCTGGCGGGGGTGGCCCTCGCGGTCACCTCGATGGTCGCCCTGTCGTTCCTCATCCCCCTGGGCCTGCTGGTGATGTCGCTCGCCCGCGAGCAGAGCGTCACCGCGGCCGAGCAGAGCGCCGCGGCGATGGCGCCGATCCTCACCCTCACCACCGACCCGGCCGAGCTGCGCGAGGCCGGCGCCGGCCTGCGGGCGGCCGAACACCTGGTCATCCACCTGCCGGACCGCCGTACCGTCGGAGGGCCCGGGCACGCGCCGCCCGACCTGCTGGGCCGGGCCTCGGGTGAACGCGAGTCCATCTCGCGGGACGTACCCGGCGGATGGATCTACCTGCAGCCGGTGGTCCTCCCCCAGGACCGCGTCGCGGTGGTGGAGAACTTCGTGCCCGACGACGACCTGACACGCGGCGTGTCCCTCTCCTGGAGCGTCATGGCCGGTCTCGCCGTCGTCCTGCTCGCGGGCTCCGTCCTCGTGGCGGACCGGCTGGGGTCCGCGGTGGTCACCGCCGCGAAGCGGCTGGCCGAGGCGTCGCGCCGACTCGGCGCGGGGAACCTGGACTCCCGGGTGCAGCCGAAGGGTCCGCCCGAGCTCAAGGAGGCCGGTACGGCGTTCAACACGATGGCCGACCGGATGTCCGACCTGCTCGCGGTGGAACGCGAACTGGTCGCCGACCTGTCCCACCGCCTCCGGACGCCGCTCACCGCGCTGCACCTGGCCGTGGAGCGGATCGCCCCGGGCCCCGAAACCGGCCGCATCCACGCGGCGGTCGCCGAGCTGGAGAAGGAACTGGGCGCGATCATCGCCGAGGCCCGCACCCCGCTGGCCGTGGGTCCCATGGGGCGGGTGCTGCGCGGTGACGAGGCGCACGACGGGCCGCCCGGCGACGCGGAGCGCTGCGAGCTCGCCGACGTCGTACGGACCCGGGCCGCGTTCTGGTCCGTGCTCGCCGGCCAGCAGGGGCGCCCCTGCGCGGTGCACGTCACCGACGAGCCGACACCCGTCTGCCTCCCGGAATCGGACATCACCGCCGTCGTGGACGCGCTCGTGGGCAACGTCTTCCGCCACACCGCGTGGGGCGCGGCCCTGTCGATCTCGGTGAGCCGTACCGCGCACACCGTGGAACTGGCAGTCGACGACGCCGGCCCCGGCATCGCCGACCCGGACGGAGCCGTCGCCCGCGGCGGCAGTACGGGCTCCACCGGGCTCGGCCTGGACATCGCGCGCCGGGCCGCGCTCGCCGCGCGGGGCGGTGTCCGCATCACCCGCGGCCCGCTGGGCGGCGCCCACGTCGCGGTGACCTTCGGCCTGTCCCCGGCGGCGCCCCGGGAGCGGCCGCGCTCGCGCCGTCGGCGGTGA
- a CDS encoding NAD-dependent epimerase/dehydratase family protein: MQRICVIGGSRYFGRLLVERLHGAGHEVTVINRGSGLPPAGVEHLVVDRNDETALTAALGSRTFDVVVDQVCYTPVQAAVAARAFDGRTGRYVMTSTIEVYDPATAALPAVPPGTPVPEDHVDPAAWPVALDLPWHDDAYREAHYAEGKRQAEAVLARAGGFAFASVRSAHVLGGGAREFTGRLAHYAGRIARGEAIAVHADALPTVFIHYEELADLLLWAATSRFTGPVNACSDGPLDVVQFTAVVAGQAGREAVHRTVPAGEEASAFSFDRHYAMSNARAKELGFSFLHTTDWLPGAVAETLTADGASAAAPGAPPGTGRRSPRRGRRPAGRG, translated from the coding sequence ATGCAAAGGATCTGCGTCATCGGCGGTAGCCGCTACTTCGGAAGGCTCCTGGTGGAGCGCCTGCACGGCGCGGGGCATGAGGTGACCGTGATCAACCGCGGCTCCGGCCTGCCGCCCGCCGGCGTGGAGCACCTCGTGGTGGACCGGAACGACGAGACCGCCCTGACGGCCGCCCTCGGCTCCCGCACCTTCGACGTCGTGGTGGACCAGGTCTGCTACACCCCGGTGCAGGCCGCCGTCGCCGCCCGCGCCTTCGACGGCCGCACCGGGCGCTACGTCATGACCTCCACGATCGAGGTGTACGACCCCGCGACCGCCGCGCTCCCGGCCGTCCCTCCGGGCACGCCGGTGCCGGAGGACCACGTGGACCCGGCCGCCTGGCCGGTCGCCCTGGACCTGCCCTGGCACGACGACGCGTACCGGGAGGCGCATTACGCCGAGGGCAAGCGCCAGGCGGAGGCGGTCCTCGCCCGCGCCGGCGGGTTCGCGTTCGCCAGTGTGCGCAGCGCCCACGTGCTCGGCGGCGGCGCGCGGGAGTTCACCGGCCGACTGGCGCACTACGCCGGGCGCATCGCCCGGGGCGAAGCGATCGCCGTGCACGCCGACGCGCTGCCCACGGTCTTCATCCACTACGAGGAACTGGCGGACCTGCTGCTGTGGGCGGCCACCTCCCGCTTCACCGGCCCGGTCAACGCCTGCTCCGACGGCCCGCTCGACGTCGTCCAATTCACCGCGGTCGTCGCCGGACAGGCCGGCCGGGAGGCCGTCCACCGGACCGTCCCAGCCGGCGAGGAGGCGTCGGCGTTCTCCTTCGACCGCCACTACGCCATGAGCAACGCCCGCGCGAAGGAACTGGGCTTCTCCTTCCTGCACACCACCGACTGGCTCCCCGGCGCCGTCGCCGAAACCCTCACCGCCGACGGCGCGAGCGCGGCCGCTCCCGGGGCGCCGCCGGGGACAGGCCGAAGGTCACCGCGACGTGGGCGCCGCCCAGCGGGCCGCGGGTGA